One window of Ciconia boyciana chromosome 10, ASM3463844v1, whole genome shotgun sequence genomic DNA carries:
- the C1QL2 gene encoding complement C1q-like protein 2 translates to MAVALLVAVPLLLLQAPAESGAHYEMMGTCRMICDPYSGGRPPGPGSTAAVEALQDLGANPPPPFVQGPKGEPGRSGKPGPRGPPGEPGPPGPRGPPGERGDAGKPGLPGLALAGAGGGGSGGGAAAGGEAAGGLNAAFSGPRIAFYVGLKSPHEGYEVLKFDDVVTNLGNHYDPASGKFTCQVRGIYFFTYHILMRGGDGTSMWADLCKNGQVRASAIAQDADQNYDYASNSVVLHLDSGDEVYVKLDGGKAHGGNNNKYSTFSGFLLYPD, encoded by the exons ATGGCCGTCGCCCTGCTCGTCGCCgtgcccctgctgctgctgcaggcgcCCGCCGAGAGCGGCGCCCACTACGAGATGATGGGCACCTGCCGCATGATCTGCGACCCGTACAGCGGCGgccggccgcccggccccggcagcaCCGCCGCCGTGGAGGCCCTGCAGGACCTGGGCGCCAACCCCCCGCCGCCCTTCGTCCAGGGACCCAAGGGGGAGCCGGGCCGGTCGGGCAAGCCGGGCCCCCGCGGGCCCCCCGGGGAGCCGGGTCCGCCGGGCCCGCGGGGCccgccgggggagcggggcgacGCGGGGaagccggggctgcccgggctggCGCtggcgggcgcgggcggcggcgggagcggcggcggggcggcggcgggcggcgaggcggcgggcgggctgAACGCCGCCTTCAGCGGGCCGCGCATCGCCTTCTACGTGGGGCTGAAGAGCCCCCACGAGGGCTACGAGGTCCTCAAGTTCGACGACGTGGTGACCAACCTGGGCAACCACTACGACCCGGCCAGCGGCAAGTTCACCTGCCAGGTGCGCGGCATCTACTTCTTCACCTACCACATCCTCATGCGCGGCGGCGACGGCACCAGCATGTGGGCCGACCTCTGCAAGAACGGGCAG GTGCGCGCCAGTGCCATCGCCCAAGACGCGGACCAGAACTACGACTACGCCAGCAACAGCGTGGTGCTGCACCTGGACTCCGGCGACGAGGTGTATGTCAAGCTGGACGGAGGCAAAGCGCACGGAGGCAACAACAATAAGTACAGCActttctctggttttcttttataCCCCGATTAA